A region of the Gambusia affinis linkage group LG11, SWU_Gaff_1.0, whole genome shotgun sequence genome:
AGcttctgattctgattcaaTAAAGACTAAAGACTCGGATGCGCTCCGTGTTTTTATGAGTCATTAAGCAAAAAAAGAGTGAACCTTAAACTGAAGGAAAAGGGGGTCAGAGGAGCGGCAGTACGGAAGCCTGAGGGGTTCATGCTCCCTCCGGAGGACAGAGGTAAGAAGTTTCACTACCGGTGGGAAAATCTGTTCCCTCTGCGTCGGGAGCGCTCTGCAGCCAGAGAGACGGATGTGATCAGGATATTTCTAGTATACTACATTCTATCACACATAACAATTTGTGAGAATCTGGAAACAGTTGCTCTTTATTCCCCAAAGTTATGGGGGGAAGAGAATGGATGtttcagctgcctgaaataatccGTTCCCCCTCCATAAAATGGGAACTAATTAACTTACCAACaagtctttaactgtgtttattccttTCATCACCAACAACAAATCCTGTGAATTTGGTGacatttgctctttatttgacAAAGTTATGAGGGGGAACCAAATATTGTATGAAATGTCTTTAATCcagtaatctgtcatattttacattagaacaAGATTTACCAGAAAGTCTAAACTCTCATTTTTGTGTCTTGCTTTCAGCCAGTTACCATCCTCTTATATCAgcaatgaaaaattataaatacacacTACGTGTTGGAAAACTGTTTGGtgactgacttttatttctgtcaagctgaagtgacaaaagttgaagaaagaCCGATTCTCTTGgcgtttaaaataacacaaaacagcgtaaaaagaccttttttatttaattactttacaattttgtaaacaaaagcttaaactaaatgttacaaccttgACATGATTATCTGAGTTCTTTTTACTGAGAAATCGATCAGAAGCGCCGTGAAAATGATCTGATCAGGTCCGTCTCTCTGGCTGCGATGCGCGCTCCCGCCTCTCTGGCTGCGATGCGCGCTCCCGACACagggggaacagattttcacaCAGACCGGCATCgatattcatttattcatattttcttgttatattttcGAAcacaagttaatattttaactttaaattattaaagttaaactttattaCAAATCTTTTCATCAAATTCAGCCTGAAATCGGCTGACGTTAGTCAGAAAACTAACATATTTACGCAATAAACGCATAAAgactaaaacaaactaactcTCTGTGAGGTTGAGTTTCTCACCGTGAATCTTCAGAGTTTCTCCAGGAAGCGAATCAGAGCCGATCTGCCGGAGGCCGAGCGGCAGCGGCGGCTTTTATTCCGCGGAAACTCCCTCCGGACCGGCTGATTCTCGGGAAACGTCTCAGCCACAGGCGTCAAGTTCATCCGTTCATCCGGTCACACTTCCGCCTTCAGCGGCTTTTCatattaaaggtttttatttctaaagaaagGAGCCGCTCCACAAACACTTTCAActtcaaaacaattaaaactgcaaacagctttacattaaatattcttattatgctaattataaaataaatcatacaaatagattaatagtaaataaataaatattgtgaagagaacattaaaaacgtttgttaggattgtgtaagaaaaatgttgatatcttttataaatagtgttttgttaatatttattaatttttattaatatttattaatgtgggttgccagtttggatcaggtttcctatcaagctataagaaagatagaaaacatgctaacaaaaagcctcagacctgcagctcacAGGAGGTTCTAGACAGGCTAACAGGCTCTTTGGGTCACTGGTACCAGTTTATGTCCTGGGATGGGGGGGGGTTCACATCCACCTCAGAAATATGTAGTTGTGCCCCTCCCTCTCAGTGTTTGTGAGGTCAGGATAACAACCttccatttattctgttttgtccTCCTTTTGTCTTTGGGTCACTTCCTGATTGCTCACATTTCATGTTGCTGTTAATCTTAAATATCTGAGAGCCGATCCTGTTGGTGTGATCTCCAGGTTGGATTTCATGTGATCATGCTGCAGTGAATCGAGTGCATctcaagtttgtgttttatgaggGTTTTTAAATTCAGGTTGAACATTATTGGACTGACAACAAATGGATAAAGTTAACAGGAAACCTTTTCATTtgtgtaacaataaatattaacttCATTCTGGTTGTTCATTGCCCTTTGGCTTGACGGAGTCGTAACACTTAGTTTGGAACAGGGTCATttataatgaatgaatgaatgaatgaatgaatgaatgaatgaatgaatgaatgaatgaaatggtgaaaatgtaactttaaaaaataaaatacattttccttcttttatgtCAATGTAGATAACCCAAAGTTAACTCCCTTTTCCAAAGTGCTGCTTCCAAGTATATCACTgtaaagttgagtggaaggtaAAAATGTGCACAGACAGCAGGGATTATAGCAACCATATGAGatcaaataaaacttatttagtgggaagaaaatcccGTGAATTTCATTAattgttttgaacaaaattaattagtttagcagttttcagatattttagtGACAGGTTTGCTTCATGCTGTAGAAAGTAAGACATTCAGTGAGGAGACGTTTCTATGGAAACCAACAGCAAACAAATGCAGAGCAGAATTTCTTTCCTCAGATGTTTCGTCGTATTTCACCAACTCATGGCTCTCAGGAAATCATCAGGGACTCAAAGTCTGGTTTTGTTTCCTTGTCAAACTTTGTGACCTCTGGGATTTcagctaataataataataatattggttAAACGGACTGCAGGTGGATTTAGATCCTCAGGTCGGATCTTTATCTTTGTTTCTGATCCCACCGGAAGTCGTAATCACTGCGGCCCGTCGGGACTCATTTCCACAACAAACCAGCAGGACGACTCTCCGAGAACCACGTGATTCTCCAGAAACCCTGAACAGAATTTACAGAGTCACGGAGAGTCACAACATCCGGTCTCctctccaaaataaaagctcccaCCCGGGAACACTGGCTGCAGTATTTCTTtctggccagcagggggcgccggTGAGCGGAGAGGACAGGCTGATATGAAGAAggaaatttatttagaaaacctttttacaaAGAACTTCAGGAATATTGGAGCTCAAATtacaacattaaataaaaacattaaagatgtttttggtTCCTTTAAAGATGAAAGAACAACATGAAATATATCTGATATTTATGTTTGATGTGTAGAAACATGGAGGATTCACTCTGAGTACGAAGAGCTCatctggaaacagaaagaaaacaaacttaatgtcagagaaataaaaacacatcagaaacactgaacatgtaaaataaaaaatataaataagaatcAGGTTCCTGTCGGGACAGTTTATAGGAGAAAATGAGACATCAAAATAttcatgacaaaaatattaatgtcacATTGACGTCCTACATCCAGAATAAACCTTTTATAATATTAATGTTGAGTTTGGAGACAGACTCATAATGTTTATCCAGGATagacatttcttttattttcaagaatttGTTTCTTCTGACTAAATTTATTTAGGTTATGAATCAATATGAAAGTAATTATGTGTTTATTCTGAAGGTCATACCTCATTTTCTATTCATCTGATGGTTTTTCACCCttttaagactttaaatttCCGTAATGCACCATGTCTGAgttttaaatgagtaaaaattaatcaattaaaaacaaaaacagattcttgcataaataaatgtttttaaaagtttctcagCTTCTTTGCTGTAATTTGTTTAAAACCCTGACAGGAAACACAGaggttattatttattgatatcaGTTATTAACTGATAAATCAgcttctttaaagtttttatgatttcagtttttaggacataaagagtaaaaatattaaatctgacATATTGGAAGGATAAATAATAGAAATGATCAAATGAATAAATCCTCCAGTGAAGctctattaaaataatttaaaatggtgCCGTAAAGAAAAGACTAGGTGGCCACTGGGGGGGCGATGTGGTGGCCTCTGTCGCCCTGGGCCCCCTCTGCTCTGGATAAACCCCTGGAGAACGCGGCGCGTGGAAACTCACGGTGTCGATGTCGAAGCACAGGTGTTCACTGAGCATGTCGAACTCTCCGGGCGTCATGGGCGGCTCTGGAGACGGGCAGGAGCGCGGCGTGGAGCTGGCGTCTGATCTGGATCACAGAACCGGAGACGTTTTACTCCAAAGGTCTCAAACCGGATCAGAAACCAGGTTCCTCCTCAAACCGGATCATTTCCAGCGGGGTTTCAGACTCATTTTGGTTCTGGGCCAGGTCcagatcatgaatgctcttaaagggccggttgtgccagaatgtgttgataaaacctgataaactgttaaaatatcaacgaatccttcaaattaaatattattactgaacatcaaagtgtttgtggtactaatttggaaatattgacGCTTATTTTTGacgtaaatgtgactttttatcaCTCGCTGAatagatcatggactataatctgacatcatttaaggctgtttagtacaagtaagaaagttctTGAcaaatttttgagaaaaatctgcaataaactcccaattatgttTCAGCGCAAACATTCATGAATTATTGTGAATTTCCATAATAATTCTcgagaaactggagggactggtTTATATAATGTGGCAGTAAAccgataaaaactgcattgatttgattgataacataatatttaagcacacttagtgtttagtctagacCAGGGCTGGgcggtcctggttctggaggtccggtgtcctgcagctcttagagtctctctggtccaacaacctgaatccaacagctggttctcctcctcagtgcagtcgggttctcctGCTGACGACCTCATgattggactcaggtgtgttgaagtggagaaacatctaaaggttgcaggagaccggacccCCAGGACCCCCAGGACccccaggacctccaggacctccgggacctccaggacctccgggccctccaggccctccaggacctccaggacctccagaacctccaggccctccaggacctccgggccctccaggacctccgggccctccaggccctccaggacctccaggacctccaggccctccaggacctccaggacctctgGAGGGCCTGTTGAAGTAGATTCTAGCTCCAGCCCTGAgctagaatctagagggccacataaacgGTTacagcgggccagatttggcccacaggccttgagtttgacacatttcGAGAGGTAAAACGGAGCGAGAGCTTCAGCTACAACCATGTAGCCTGTAGCTTCGCCGCTAACATGCAGCTAATGAGAGTTGCGGCCATCTCTCTGGAGGACTCACCGCAGCTCGGAGATGGGGATCAGAGTTGACGGGATGTACGGATAAACTGAGAacacagaggtcaaaggtcagagctgAAAATTCATGGcgacataaaaacatcaatgcTATTGGGCTATTGTACCATGGCATTTAGCATAAGCTAATTCTGGTTGATTTAATGAAGTTGTTTATGTTGTAGGAACGTTGTTCCATGAAGTTGgttgtttgtttataaattcTGACAATCAGTTTCCTTGATTTATCAGAAATCTAATCCTCCAAAGTGAAACTGCTCAAGCTATTGTGGTGTTAAAACACTGACTACTCAGAGGTACTCCACCTAACCCCAATCAAAGTAAGCCTGCATGAACTCAAATGTTAGTGTCTTGCCTTTGCTGGGCTGGCTGTTGTAGAGCCGTCCGAAGGCCTCGTCTTTGGGAATGTCGGGATACAGGAACTTGAGCGGGTTTTCCGGAACGCCGCCGTTTGAGATCACCTTGTAGTCGCGAATGATGTCAGCGAACGGGAGCGCGCTCAGCCGGTTCTTAGTGTACGGCTCCACGGAGTTGAACTTTACGTCCCCTGTTGGACAAAGTGACAGTTAAGaagacaagagaagaagaaaactggcAGATAATCAGGAAGTGGAACCACAAATCACAGAACTGTCTTCAGTTTCTCAGGCGTTTCATTGGACGCTGGCAGCTAATCAGCTATTCTGAGCAAACTTAGCgctttaatgttaattaaagTTAGCTTCTATTAAGTACTATACTGCTAAAAcaattagcttccactaaatactaAAGGTCTGGATGCTGACAGTAAAATCCTGTAActttgtgtgtttatatatgtgtgtgtgtgtgtgtgtgtgtgtgtgtgtgtgtgtgtgtgtgtgttggcctCTCCGCCCACCGCTGTCGCTGTGCTCCACCCAGGTGAAGGTGATTCCTCCCAGGTGACTCTCGCTGAAGCGCAGCAGGAAGGTGCCGGGCTCGCGGTCCTTCAGCAGAGCGCGCTCCATCTCTTTGCTCACGAAGCCCATGATGAAGCTGCAGGCAGAAAATCACCTTCATCACTTCTCCTGCCACCTGCAGGCTTTTTCTGTAGAAACTCTTGTTCCAGCTGTGAAGCTGCAGCGCGTTTTGCTCTGCGCCACTTCTCCGTACGGCCCAAACaatgaagcaaagcagaaataatCTGGGCAGATTACAGGAAGCTGCAGTTCCTCAGCTCAGATTAAACTGCCTttagaagctgctgctggaagatgaagacggaaaacagaaataaaaatctgaagccAGCTGGTTTCATAAAATGATCTGATAAAGATTTTACACCACTGAGGTTTTTCACTCTTCCAGCCACAAACCTCAACGTTTTTATTTACGTAAACGACCAGCAAAAAGTGGAGACAATCCAGGAAATGATTCCTGATTTTCACTCTCCTGAACACACCAGAAAGAAAcctggcagtggcagcatcatgctgtgggaagcCGGGCGGGGTAAAGTTAAATCCTGTCAGGGGCCCACGGAGCGTTGGGGTCTTACTTCTCATTCCAGACCGGCAGCAGGTGTTTCTTGATGAGCTCCAGGATGGAATCCAGCCACATCCAGAAACTGAACGGCTTTCCAGGAATGTTCTCCTGTGGAGGACAGAGAGCAGAAGGAGTGACAGAGGGAAGAACAGAGGTCACGCTGAGGTCAGGCTGAGGTCAGGCTGAGGCTGAGGTCACTGTGAGGTCAGGCTGAGGTCGGGTTGAGGTCAGGCTGAGGTCACTGTGAGGTCAGGCTGAGGTCACTGTGAGGTCGTTACCTTAGCAAACTTGGACCAGGACACTTGGTAATCCCCACATGAGGCGTGCTGACCTGCAGAAATGTCACTAGATTAAAATCTGTcggtgtttctgttttccatatTTAGTAGTTTATTTATTAGGATGAGCAGAGTGTCGTCTGCATAGAGtgaaataaaaccagagaaacTGACAGAAGCTGTTTGGGGCGACAGAGAGAGTTATCCTCCATCTTTAAactgtaacttttataaaatatatatttttacatatttgctgaagttgtgacagtttgttatgagacagataatctgtgaaaaagtcaaacagtattaactagaaacaaccaatcagagccaggaggcggggcttagcgctgtcaatcatcctctgTTAGTGAATGCTAAGACTAGTTAGCATAGGGACCgatgatggtggataaacagttttcctgtaacggtaagttgtttctccaccattagcacatttagcaacgAGTGCATGAGgatgattggcagcgctaagccccgcctcctggctctgattggttgtttgtgttGCGTTTCCTCAGTCGGTAAAGCAGCTCTGTTCTCAGATGTGTTTAGTCGTAGCTTTAGCGGCTCCAGGCGCGTACCCAGCAGCTTCTCCCCCAGCATGTCCAGCTGCTCCTTGTTGAGGCCGCGGCCGGCGAAGGTGGAGAACTGCCAGCTGAGAACCTCAGACAGCTGGCTCCAGCTGGCGCGGGGCGGGTTCCCGAAAAAGCCCAGGTTCTGTACGGAAACACGAGTTAGCAAAACCAAACCGACGGCTACGGGAGGCTGGTCTAGCATTAAATTCACCACTCTTACATCTCTGTCTACATTTTAACATCAGATTTATCAGTTAGCTTCAGTTTAAGCCGTCTGCAGTAAATGACTAGCTGATTAGTGCGTCTGGCTAAAGTTTTGAGCAGCTAATCGTTTCACCCGTGGCTCGTCGGTCAGCAGGTTGTACCACATGACGGAGGCCCAGCCGCCCGGCAGCTGGCTCACGTTGGAGATCACCACCAGCGGCAGCGAACACGTCTGGGGAGAGGACAGCAGAAATGAGCGACAGCAGCAGCCGGCGCGTGGCGATGGaaacgacctctgacctccaggtcgACGGCGAGGCCCTGCACGGTGAAGCAGGCCTCGAAGCTCAGCGAGTGAAGCTCCTCTGTCACAGAGAGCAGGCCCTGAAAGACACCAGCCATCAGAACCCAACCGAGTCCAAActgcaaccaatcagagccaggaggcggggcttaacgCTGTCCGCCATCCTTGTGTACtggctgctaaatgtgctaacgCTGGAGAAACAACATATTGTTACAGAAAAACCAGTTAGTAACCATGCTAACTAGTCTTAGCATTCATAACATGCTATGCTAGATGCAGCGTAGCAGAGTAATagacagcactaagccccgcccccaggctctgattggttgtttctagttagcactgggagacaGGAGAGGAGCTCAAtctttcagatatttatatatataatatatttatatatacaaatatatataaagataaaTTTCATaagttacattctgcagataagaactttcactttaaaatctttaagaTTTTAATGTCTGATTGCTCCGTTTTGCCCTGTGAATGTTTCGGTGTGTTTGAAGTCCAGTCACCTCGTTGCCCTTGGTGCCGTTGCTGTACTTCTTCTCTTTCAGCTGctgtaaaacacaaagtctgTCAACGTCCAGGCAGCGTTGCAGCAACCTGCGTTGCAGCAACCTGCGTTGCTCAGCAGTGAAAGTTTCCTACCAGGTGTCTGAACTCGACGGAGAGGCAGCCGTTGGAGTAATCCTCGATGTCCATCACTTTAGTGTTGTTGGTGAGGATGAAGAACTGTCGACTTCTGAGGACAAACGGGACGGAGTCCGACTCAGAAAACTTTTCACCCAGAAAAGGTTCTACAAAAAACTTGGAATGTTCCAGAAATCTTCCAGATTTATGAAATTCATCtccaaatgttgttttctagcaaattttcagggtttgaaactttttctagAAGTTTTTTGAGTAATTTAGAAATGTCAGCGTTTTTTTCTCCGTTTGTAACGGACCTCGTCAGAATCCCATCAGAACTTTTTGAACTCTCTCCGTCAGTAGGGAGGAATCTGGATTGATTATTTCctcatttgtttcagtttaataaagttttcagATATGAGTTTCTGCTGAGGCATCTGAACGTCTCATCACAGCATTTCAACCAGGtcaagactttgactaggccacagCAGCACCTTGTCCTTTTGCTTTCCGGCCTCTGTGTTTGGAAGAGTTCACACTGCATTTAATGAGCAGCATGAACgatgcaaaggaaaaaaatctgatttcaggGGAAAAGAATTAGATTTGAAACCTGCTGTGTGAaggtggtcataatgttctgctgctttagaactaaaaacatgaaaatgtagcttcatgttcagtgtttgtttatCTGAGGGGTCAGACTCACACTCTGCCGGCCGGAAGATCCCTGCAGAGACGAGACAGGAGTTACTCCTCAGGTTAACGACTAGTTGATActgaactggatcagaaccgacTCATACTTatcaaatgttgttttcactTTCAGCTGATAATCCACTTCAGGAAGTTTGACCAAAAGTCTGAAAGGAGGAGAAGAGATTAACGGTTTATCTGTCATAATGACGGCAGCGGAAATGACGAGCGGCTGCAGTTACCGGACTTTGGTGGTGAACTGGACTCCGGTCTTGATGATCAGAGGTTTCTGTGGGTGTGTGGGCATGCAGGGCTGCTTCTCCACCACGAAGGAGCTGCAACCCAACCAGACCATTAAACCGCGCTCACAGCCATGGACCGAATATGAGCCGCCGGGCCGCCGGGCCGCCGGGCCCCGGAGCCGCCGGGTCCTGGACTCACCTCTTGATCAGGTGGTAGATCAGGTATTTGACTCGCTCCTCCATCTGAGGCTTCTGCAGCGGGATGGGGTCGCTCTCGTACGTCACCTTCACCACCAGTTCTCCCAGTTTGTCCAGCTGCCGTTTGATCTGGAAGAGGCTCTGGGCCGTCAGAGTGAACCTGAGGGAGCaggagggtcaaaggtcaaagggtcAGAGCCGTTTGACCCCGACAGAAGGAGGTCAAACTCTTCATGTGATATTTATCGTTTTACAGTTTCACCAATAGAAACATGACTCAGCTATTTTACTTTACATAGAATGAAAAACATAGAAGCTAAAACTGCTAGTCATgctagctaatgctaacctAGCGTAGCCACATGTATCTTCTGGTTGCTAATATCTGAGTGACGTtcacaacatttagtttttaagtcattttgttttgagattCAATTTATCACTTAATGTttatatgaataataaaatacttgatgctagcatgctaacataGCCTAGCTTAGCATAGAAAGAATGTCACGggtttaatttaatattcaCAATATTTTCTGTGAACTTAAGGAGATTCCTAAATAATGTAAACAGTGTtatattaaaaactaatttatcactcatttatttttttactatttgaaGCAGATAAAAAATCACTACATTTTACTAATATCACATTATTCAGGTATTATTTAGACTCTTTTGTTGTACAATTCTTGTTGTATTATTATGACTATAAGACTTTATTCTCTCATCACTTTTTCTCTGactctgatgatgtcatcgcTGATATTTTCCGTTCATTTAGCTAAAGCTGAGCAGTAAACGTCTTTGTGTGGAGCTGGTTATTAAATCAGTTATAAATGTGTTCATCAGGATCTTGTGCGTTGCTGCAGCTCCTCACcagctctgcagctgctccagccCCGTCAGCAGCGGCCCTCCGATGGCGGCGATCTGCTGCCGGCGTTTCCAGTCCTGCAGCTCCGGTTGCAGCTGAGAGGTCATAAGGTCGTCGATCTCTTTGATCACTACGTCCATTTTTGACAGGATCTCCTGACAACCAGAGGAGAGACGAAGAAGGACGAGTTAACAGCCGTaaatgttggagctgctgaggTTTCGTGTCTCTGCTCACCTTCCGTTTGAAGTCCAGCCTGTTGAGCATTTCCTGCAGTCGAGTTATTCCCTGTTTGATCATCTCTGACGTTCTGTCTGCCGATTCTGAAAAATCAAACACGTGAATATTCAGCGTTCCCTTCCAGCTGTCCAGATCCTCGACGCGGCGCTCACCTCGTGACTGAAGCGTCTTGTAGCAGAAATCGAAATCGTCCTGCATGTCCTCGATGTTTTTCACCGCCTGGTCCATCAGCTGCAGacaaacgttttgtttttatcacagCTGATGCTTGGTGCCTGTTTGGCTCCAGCTGTGCTCACCTGGACGCTGTTTCTGATGATGCTCACTCGGTTGTCCATGTTCTTCTGCCTCTCAAAGGCCACAGAGTTCTGCAGCGACTGCTCCAGCGCGCCCTGcagaaaccagcagcagcatcagagataaccgcagcatcagcagcatcagAGATAACcgcagcatcagcagcatcaTCCGGCCCCCAGGCTCCGTCACCAACCTGTTCCTGTGTGCAGGTGGTGGCCAGGATCCGCCGCTCCTCCCGCAGGCAGGTGGAGATGACTCTGGCCATTCCTGTCGGGTTGGTGGTGTATTTCCTCTGGAGCCACAAACAGCAACGTGTTTCAGGttagagcaaaacattttgaataaatccAGATGAGGAAGTTATTTAATCATTTCCACGTAAACCGGttcagttttgttctgttttctctcttattCACAATATTGTTATGCAACaacaatcagaaaacagaaactcgTCACGCTCTCCATCCGTGATGAATGACTTCATTCtttacccacaatgcattgCTATAGTTCAGTGAACTGATGTCCCCTGGATTCCTGCCTGAAGTCCTAATTAGAGTTAATTATACAAAattaggggctgcacagtggtgcagttggtagagctgttgccttgcagcaagaaggtcctgggttcgattcccggcccggggtctttctgcatggagtttgcatgttctccctgtgcttggtgggttctctccgggttctctggcttcctcccacagtccaaaaacatgactgtcaggttaattggtctctaaattctccctaggtgtgaatggttgtgtgtttctgtgttgccctgcgacagactggcgacctgtccagggtgaccccgtgaccccgcctctctacccgggacgcagctggagaggaaccagcaaccctcctgacccaattagggacaagagtgaccagaaaatggatggatggatggatggatggatggatggatggatggatggatggatggatggatggatggatggatatacaAAATTAACAACAGTTAGCAAAACTCAACATCATGAACTCGAGTTCATGATGTTGGTCTATTTCTCTAAACCTGTTCATGTAACATTTAGCTTCCACTGCGTATCATGTGGTTTATCTAAAGtgaattttaacaaattattagAGCTTTTCCCCAATATTTTAAtcacagttaaatgttttaatgagaatCCTGATGACAGAACCTCTGATCCACCTGGACTTCTGATTAATGACCCAATATC
Encoded here:
- the LOC122840007 gene encoding signal transducer and activator of transcription 4-like isoform X6 — translated: MARVISTCLREERRILATTCTQEQGALEQSLQNSVAFERQKNMDNRVSIIRNSVQLMDQAVKNIEDMQDDFDFCYKTLQSRESADRTSEMIKQGITRLQEMLNRLDFKRKEILSKMDVVIKEIDDLMTSQLQPELQDWKRRQQIAAIGGPLLTGLEQLQSWFTLTAQSLFQIKRQLDKLGELVVKVTYESDPIPLQKPQMEERVKYLIYHLIKSSFVVEKQPCMPTHPQKPLIIKTGVQFTTKVRLLVKLPEVDYQLKVKTTFDKDLPAGRVSRQFFILTNNTKVMDIEDYSNGCLSVEFRHLQLKEKKYSNGTKGNEGLLSVTEELHSLSFEACFTVQGLAVDLETCSLPLVVISNVSQLPGGWASVMWYNLLTDEPRNLGFFGNPPRASWSQLSEVLSWQFSTFAGRGLNKEQLDMLGEKLLGQHASCGDYQVSWSKFAKENIPGKPFSFWMWLDSILELIKKHLLPVWNENFIMGFVSKEMERALLKDREPGTFLLRFSESHLGGITFTWVEHSDSGDVKFNSVEPYTKNRLSALPFADIIRDYKVISNGGVPENPLKFLYPDIPKDEAFGRLYNSQPSKVYPYIPSTLIPISELRSDASSTPRSCPSPEPPMTPGEFDMLSEHLCFDIDTMSSSYSE
- the LOC122840007 gene encoding signal transducer and activator of transcription 4-like isoform X3, encoding MSQWKQVQQLEMRLLEQVDYLYDDNFPMDIRQGLAGWIESQDWDSAVNDESMASVLFTNLQTQLEKVRLQEQNFLQRHNMKIIQQQLQRKYTTNPTGMARVISTCLREERRILATTCTQEQGALEQSLQNSVAFERQKNMDNRVSIIRNSVQLMDQAVKNIEDMQDDFDFCYKTLQSRESADRTSEMIKQGITRLQEMLNRLDFKRKEILSKMDVVIKEIDDLMTSQLQPELQDWKRRQQIAAIGGPLLTGLEQLQSWFTLTAQSLFQIKRQLDKLGELVVKVTYESDPIPLQKPQMEERVKYLIYHLIKSSFVVEKQPCMPTHPQKPLIIKTGVQFTTKVRLLVKLPEVDYQLKVKTTFDKDLPAGRVSRQFFILTNNTKVMDIEDYSNGCLSVEFRHLQLKEKKYSNGTKGNEGLLSVTEELHSLSFEACFTVQGLAVDLETCSLPLVVISNVSQLPGGWASVMWYNLLTDEPRNLGFFGNPPRASWSQLSEVLSWQFSTFAGRGLNKEQLDMLGEKLLGQHASCGDYQVSWSKFAKENIPGKPFSFWMWLDSILELIKKHLLPVWNENFIMGFVSKEMERALLKDREPGTFLLRFSESHLGGITFTWVEHSDSGDVKFNSVEPYTKNRLSALPFADIIRDYKVISNGGVPENPLKFLYPDIPKDEAFGRLYNSQPSKVYPYIPSTLIPISELRF